ACGTCCGCGGTGACCAGGCGCCGGTGCTTGCCGCCGTCGGCCCCATGCAGTTCGAAGTGGTGGAGGACCGCATGGCCCACGACTTCAGTGCCCCCATGCGCCTGGAACGCCTGCCCTACTCGCTGGCCAGGATTTCGACGGCGGATGCCATGCCTGCGCTCGCAAACGTACCGGGCGCCGAGGTGCTTTTGCGGTCCGACGGCGAATACCTCGCCCTGTTCAACGATGTCTGGGCGCTGCGGCGGATCGAAAAGAACCACCCGGACCTCACCCTCATGCCCATCGGCACCCACAACCCAGCGAAGTAGGGCGACATGACTGCATCACAACCACGCGCGCTGGTCACCGGCGTCGGGACCATCAACCCTGTTGGGTCTTCCGTGCCCGAAACCTGGTCCGCCCTTCTGGCGGGCAAGTCCGGCATCGCCGTCCTCAAGGAGGAGTGGGCGGAACAGCTGCCCGTGAAGATGGCCGGACAGGTCAAGGCTGACCTCTCGGAGCACCTCAGCACCCGCGAGATGAAGCGGATGGACCGCTGCGGCCAGCTGGCGCTCATCGCGGCACGGGAAGCGTGGAAACAGGCCGGCGCCCCCGAGGTGGACCCCGAACGCTTCGCCGTAGTCATCGGCTCCGCCTACGGTGGCCTGGGCTCCACCCTGGAACAAGACCGCGCCCTGGCCGAATCCGGTCCCCGCAAGGTCTCGCCCCACACCCTGACCCGCCTCATGGTCAACGGACCCGCTGCCTGGGTGTCCATCGACCTGGGCGCCCGCGGCGGCGCCCGCACGCCGGTCAGCGCCTGCGCTTCCGGAGCCGAAGCCATTGTCCAGGCAGCCGAGATGATCCGCTCCGGCGCTGCCGACATGGTCATTGCCGGCGGTGTTGACGCCTCCGTGAATGACTTGGTGATCACCGGCTTTTCCCAGATCCGTGCACTCTCCACCCGCTCAGATGACCCGCAGCGGGCATCGCGCCCGTTCGACGGCGGCAGGGACGGCTTTGTGCTCTCAGAGGGAGCCGGCGTGGTGGTGCTCGAAAGTGAAGAGCACGCCCGCGCACGCGGCGCAGCAGTGCTCGGAGCCGTGGCCGGGGGAGCGGTAACCTCAGACGCCAACGACATCGTTGCAGCAGATCCCGCCATGCAGCGGCGCGTCATGCAGAAAGCACTGGAGTCGGC
The window above is part of the Pseudarthrobacter sp. NS4 genome. Proteins encoded here:
- a CDS encoding beta-ketoacyl-[acyl-carrier-protein] synthase family protein, producing MTASQPRALVTGVGTINPVGSSVPETWSALLAGKSGIAVLKEEWAEQLPVKMAGQVKADLSEHLSTREMKRMDRCGQLALIAAREAWKQAGAPEVDPERFAVVIGSAYGGLGSTLEQDRALAESGPRKVSPHTLTRLMVNGPAAWVSIDLGARGGARTPVSACASGAEAIVQAAEMIRSGAADMVIAGGVDASVNDLVITGFSQIRALSTRSDDPQRASRPFDGGRDGFVLSEGAGVVVLESEEHARARGAAVLGAVAGGAVTSDANDIVAADPAMQRRVMQKALESAAMEPAEIGFVHAHATSTPVGDRLEGQAINAIFGADVPVTSTKGHTGHLLGGAGALAAVVVLEALRTGQLPGTLNVDAQDPEVDLNVVTEHAHALPAGHSRAGLVNAFGFGGHSVALVITGE